In a genomic window of Cardiocondyla obscurior isolate alpha-2009 linkage group LG08, Cobs3.1, whole genome shotgun sequence:
- the Beta-spec gene encoding spectrin beta chain isoform X4: MTTDISVVRGGWDPTLQQEIVDEYEYDGGNSSSRLFERSRIKALAGERELVQKKTFQKWVNSHLVRCSCRIGDLYVDLRDGKMLIRLLEILSGERLPRPTKGKMRIHCLENVEKALQFLREQRVHLENMGSHDIVDGNPRLSLGLIWTIILRFQIQDITIEETDNQETKSAKDALLLWCQMKTAGYHNVNVRNFTTSWRDGLAFNAIIHKHRPDLIQFDKLSKSNAIYNLNNAFNVAEDKLGLTKLLDAEDIFVDHPDEKSIITYVVTYYHYFSKMKQETVQGKRIGKVVGIAMENDRMIHEYESLTSDLLRWIEATIEALGDRRFANSLVGVQSQLSQFSNYRTVEKPPKFVEKGNLEVLLFTLQSKMRANNQKPYTPKEGKMISDINKAWERLEKAEHERELALREELIRQEKLEQLAARFNRKASMRETWLSENQRLVSQDNFGFDLAAVEAAAKKHEAIETDIFAYEERVQAVMAVSQELEAENYHDIERINARKDNVLRLWNYLLELLRARRMRLELSLQLQQNFQEMLYILDSMEEIKMRLLTDDYGKHLMGVEDLLQKHSLVEADINVLGERVKAVVQQSQRFLEHGEGYRPCDPAIIVERVQQLENAYAELVRLAIERRTRLEESRKLWQFYWDMADEENWIKEKEQIVSTGDIGHDLTTINLLLSKHKALENEIQSHEPQLMSVAAVGDELVRQQHFGSDRIQERLQEILGMWNHLLDLAAFRRKRLVEAVDYHQLFADADDIDIWMLDTLRLVSSEDVGRDEANVQSLLKKHKDVTDELKNYAATIDQLHQQASTLGEQDAKSPEVLERLTSIDNRYKELLELAKLRKQRLLDALSLYKVFSETDGVEQWIGEKNRMLDTMVPAKDIEDVEIMKHRYNGFEKEMNANASRVAVVNQLARQLLHVEHPNSEQIIARQNELNQKWAELREKAEGKREELNSAHGVQTFHIECRETVSWIEDKKRILQQTDSLEMDLTGVMTLQRRLSGMERDLAAIQAKLDALEKEAEIIQKEHPEEAAVIRERIAQIHLIWEQLTQMLKERDAKLEEAGDLHRFLRDLDHFQTWLTKTQTDVASEDTPTSLADAEKLLTQHQNIKEEIDNYTDDYQKMMEYGERLTTEAGDGDTQYMFLRERLNALKMGWEELHQMWVNRQNLLSNSLNLQVFDRDARQAEVLLSQQEHILAKDETPANFEQAEHMIKRHEAFMTTMDANDEKINSVVQFAGRLVDEGHFAADKVKKKAENINERRRINREKANSLMEKLKDQLQLQMFLQDCEELGEWVQEKHITAQDETYRSAKTIHSKWTRHQAFEAEIASNKDRLQQLQQAADELIEQKPDLAEIIKPKVAELAEQFVELETTTHDKGERLFDSNREVLIHQTCDDIDSWMNELEKQIESTDTGSDLASVNILMQKQQMIETQMAVKAKQVTELDKQAEHLQRTVPDDKMEEIKCKKEKVAQRFAQLKAPLIDRQRQLEKKKEAFQFRRDVEDEKLWIAEKMPQATSSEYGNSLFNVHMLKKKNQSLRTEIENHEPRINLVCNNGQKLIDEGHEDSPEFRKLISELTEKWRELKDAVDDRNKHLLQNEKAQQYFFDATEGESWMSEQELYMMVEDRGKDEISAQNLMKKHESLEHAVEDYAETIRQLGETARQLINDQHPLADQIAVKQSQVDKLYAGLKDLAGERRAKLDEALQLFMLNREVDDLEQWIQERELVAGSHELGQDYDHVTLLWERFKEFARDTEAIGSERVEAVNGIADSLIATGHSDAATIAEWKDGLNEVWQDLLELIETRTQMLVASRELHKFFHDCKDVLGRILEKQNAMSDELGRDAGSVSALQRKHANFIQDLSTLQNQVTQIEEESAKLQASYAGDKAREITNREAEVVAAWNNLQSLCEGRRAKLEDTGDLFRFFNMVRTLMIWMDDVVRQMNTSEKPRDVAGVELLMNNHQSLKAEIDAREDNLMACINLGKDLLARNHYASVQIKEKLAALTDHRNALLHRWEERWENLQLILEVYQFARDAAVAEAWLIAQEPYLMSQELGHTIDEVENLIKKHEAFEKSAAAQEERFSALHRLTTFELKELKRREQEREEEERRKKEEAAAAAEAARLAKATPVTSPDEPPSERAETDGATSGERGEDEGHEPRSPSDDEFEGPLQRKHEWESTTKKASNRSWDKVYMVVRGQSLCVYKDQKSYKASPDQPYKGEAPLDLRGATITVASDYTKKKHVFRVKSQSGSDFLFHAKDDTEMNDWVSALNQAAQGTSGAGTSRAHTLPAPTQAETKRRSFFTLKKN, from the exons ATGACGACCGACATCTCGGTGGTGCGCGGGGGTTGGGACCCCACGCTACAACAGGAGATTGTCGACGAGTACGAATACGACGGAGGAAACTCGAGTTCAAGGCTTTTCGAACGCTCACGTATCAAGGCGCTAGCTG GTGAGCGTGAACTAGTGCAAAAGAAGACCTTCCAGAAATGGGTCAACTCTCACTTAGTTCGGTGCTCGTGCCGGATCGGCGACCTGTACGTCGATCTTCGGGACGGCAAGATGCTGATAAGACTCTTGGAGATCCTGTCGGGTGAGCGCCTGCCGCGCCCGACCAAGGGCAAGATGCGTATCCACTGTCTGGAGAACGTGGAGAAGGCGCTGCAGTTTTTGCGCGAGCAGAGGGTGCACCTGGAGAACATGGGCTCTCACGACATCGTCGACGGAAACCCGCGGCTGAGCTTGGGTCTGATCTGGACGATAATTCTGCGATTTCAAATCCAGGACATCACGATCGAAGAGACCGACAACCAAGAAACCAAGTCTGCGAAGGACGCGCTGCTGCTGTGGTGCCAGATGAAGACCGCGGGCTACCACAACGTAAACGTGCGAAACTTTACGACGTCGTGGCGGGACGGCCTGGCGTTCAACGCGATCATACACAAGCACCGTCCGGATCTGATTCAATTTGACAAGCTGTCCAAGTCAAACGCGATCTACAATTTGAACAACGCCTTTAACGTTGCGGAGGACAAGCTCGGTCTCACGAAGCTGCTCGACGCCGAGGATATCTTCGTCGACCATCCGGACGAAAAGTCTATCATAACGTACGTCGTCACGTACTATCACTACTTCTCGAAGATGAAGCAGGAAACCGTGCAGGGTAAGAGAATCGGTAAGGTGGTCGGTATCGCGATGGAGAACGACCGCATGATACACGAGTACGAGAGCCTTACCAGCGATCTATTACGTTGGATCGAGGCCACGATAGAAGCGCTTGGTGACCGCAGGTTCGCAAATTCTCTCGTGGGCGTCCAGTCCCAGCTCTCACAGTTTTCGAATTATCGCACGGTGGAAAAGCCCCCCAAGTTTGTGGAAAAGGGCAACCTTGAAGTGCTGCTGTTCACCTTGCAGTCGAAGATGCGCGCGAATAATCAGAAGCCGTACACGCCGAAGGAAGGCAAAATGATATCCGACATTAACAAGGCGTGGGAAAGACTGGAGAAGGCCGAGCACGAACGAGAACTTGCTCTGCGTGAGGAACTAATTCGGCAGGAAAAGCTGGAGCAGCTGGCGGCTAGATTCAACCGGAAGGCTAGTATGCGCGAAACGTGGCTATCGGAGAACCAGCGGCTGGTGTCGCAGGACAATTTCGGCTTTGACTTGGCCGCGGTGGAGGCCGCCGCGAAGAAGCACGAGGCTATAGAGACAGATATTTTCGCGTACGAGGAACGTGTGCAGGCCGTCATGGCAGTCTCGCAAGAACTTGAGGCGGAGAATTACCATGACATCGAGCGTATCAATGCCCGTAAAGACAACGTGCTGCGACTGTGGAACTATCTTCTGGAACTGCTGCGCGCCAGGCGAATGCGGTTGGAGCTCTCCCTGCAGTTGCAACAAAATTTCCAGGAAATGCTGTACATACTGGACAGCATGGAGGAGATCAAGATGAGACTGTTGACGGACGATTACGGAAAACATTTAATGGGCGTAGAGGACCTGTTGCAGAAGCACTCTCTCGTCGAAGCGGACATCAATGTGCTCGGCGAAAGAGTCAAGGCCGTTGTTCAACAGAGTCAGAGATTCCTAGAGCATGGAGAAGGCTATCGACCGTGCGATCCGGCCATCATCGTCGAGCGCGTCCAACAGTTGGAGAACGCGTACGCCGAGTTGGTGCGGCTGGCGATCGAGCGTCGTACCAGGCTCGAGGAATCTCGGAAGCTCTGGCAGTTCTATTGGGACATGGCCGACGAGGAAAATTggataaaagagaaagaacagATCGTATCTACGGGCGACATCGGTCACGATCTAACTACcatcaatttattattgtcCAAACACAAGGCGCTGGAGAACGAAATTCAATCGCACGAACCGCAGTTGATGTCGGTTGCAGCTGTCGGCGACGAGCTCGTCCGACAACAGCACTTCGGCTCCGACCGCATTCAAGAAAGACTTCAGGAGATTCTCGGTATGTGGAATCACTTACTAGATCTGGCAGCTTTCAGAAGAAAACGACTAGTAGAAGCTGTCGATTATCATCAGCTTTTCGCGGACGCCGACGACATAGATATATGGATGTTGGATACTTTACGGCTCGTCTCGTCGGAAGACGTAGGAAGAGACGAGGCTAACGTGCAATCGCTGTTGAAGAAACATAAAGACGTGACGGACGAACTTAAGAATTACGCCGCGACTATTGACCAGCTTCACCAGCAGGCATCTACGTTGGGTGAGCAGGACGCCAAGTCGCCAGAGGTCTTGGAGAGACTGACGTCGATAGACAACAGGTACAAAGAGCTTCTCGAATTGGCCAAGCTGCGGAAGCAAAGGCTGCTAGACGCCCTGTCGTTGTACAAGGTATTCAGCGAGACCGACGGAGTCGAGCAATGGATCGGCGAGAAGAACAGAATGCTTGATACGATGGTACCCGCCAAGGATATCGAGGACGTCGAGATTATGAAACATCGTTACAACGGCTTCGAGAAGGAGATGAATGCGAACGCGTCTCGCGTCGCCGTGGTTAATCAACTGGCCAGACAGCTGCTTCACGTTGAACATCCAAATTCAGAACAAATAATCGCCCGGCAAAACGAACTGAACCAGAAATGGGCCGAGTTACGCGAGAAAGCTGAGGGTAAGCGCGAAGAACTGAATTCTGCGCATGGCGTGCAGACGTTCCACATCGAATGTCGTGAAACTGTATCTTGGATCGAGGACAAAAAACGAATTCTGCAGCAGACCGATAGCTTGGAGATGGATCTGACTGGCGTGATGACGTTGCAGCGTAGACTGAGCGGCATGGAACGCGATTTGGCGGCTATACAAGCTAAATTAGACGCTTTAGAGAAGGAAGCGGAAATTATACAGAAGGAGCATCCGGAAGAGGCCGCGGTAATACGCGAGAGAATCGCGCAAATTCATCTTATATGGGAGCAGCTAACGCAGATGTTGAAAGAGCGCGATGCCAAACTCGAGGAGGCTGGAGATTTGCACCGGTTTCTGCGTGATCTCGATCACTTCCAAACGTGGCTCACGAAAACGCAGACCGACGTTGCTAGCGAGGATACCCCCACTAGCCTTGCTGACGCCGAAAAGCTACTGACACAGCATCAGAATATTAAAGAAGAGATCGACAACTACACCGACGATTACCAGAAGATGATGGAGTACGGCGAGCGGCTGACGACGGAGGCCGGCGACGGTGACACTCAGTACATGTTCCTGCGTGAGCGACTGAACGCGCTGAAGATGGGCTGGGAAGAGTTACATCAGATGTGGGTGAATCGTCAGAATTTGCTATCAAATTCTCTGAACTTGCAGGTATTCGACCGTGACGCGCGTCAGGCAGAGGTGCTTCTATCGCAGCAGGAGCACATTCTCGCTAAAGACGAGACGCCGGCGAACTTCGAACAAGCGGAACATATGATCAAGCGGCACGAGGCTTTTATGACTACTATGGACGCGAACGACGAGAAAATCAATTCGGTCGTACAGTTTGCCGGACGTTTAGTCGACGAAGGACACTTCGCCGCCGATAAAGTGAAAAAGAAGGCCGAAAACATCAACGAACGTCGgcgaattaatcgcgaaaagGCAAATTCACTTATGGAAAAACTCAAAGATCAGCTTCAGTTGCAAATGTTCCTGCAAGATTGCGAGGAGCTCGGTGAGTGGGTACAAGAGAAACATATCACCGCTCAGGACGAAACTTACAGAAGCGCAAAGACTATTCACAGCAAGTGGACTCGTCATCAGGCGTTCGAGGCGGAAATTGCGAGCAACAAGGATCGTCTGCAACAGTTGCAACAAGCCGCAGACGAATTAATTGAACAGAAACCAGATTTGGCCGAAATTATCAAACCGAAGGTCGCCGAGTTGGCAGAACAATTTGTTGAGCTGGAGACTACTACTCACGATAAAGGCGAGCGATTATTCGATTCGAATCGCGAGGTGTTAATACACCAGACCTGCGACGACATTGATTCATGGATGAATGAGCTCGAGAAACAGATCGAGAGCACCGACACTGGCTCCGATCTCGCGTCCGTGAATATATTGATGCAGAAGCAGCAAATGATCGAGACTCAAATGGCGGTGAAAGCGAAACAAGTTACCGAGTTAGACAAACAAGCGGAGCACCTGCAGCGCACGGTACCCGACGACAAAATGGAAGAGATCAagtgcaaaaaagaaaaggttgCGCAAAGATTCGCTCAGCTGAAAGCGCCGCTCATCGATCGCCAGCGACAGCtcgagaagaagaaggaagctTTCCAATTTCGACGCGACGTCGAGGATGAAAAATTGTGGATCGCGGAGAAGATGCCGCAAGCAACCAGCTCCGAATACGGAAATTCGCTGTTTAACGTTCACAtgctgaagaagaaaaatcagTCGCTGCGCACGGAAATTGAAAATCACGAGCCCAGAATTAATTTGGTATGCAATAACGGGCAGAAGCTAATTGACGAGGGCCATGAAGACAGCCCCGAGTTCCGCAAATTAATATCTGAATTGACGGAGAAGTGGCGTGAGCTGAAGGATGCGGTTGACGATAGGAACAAACACCTGCTGCAGAATGAGAAGGCACAGCAGTACTTCTTTGACGCTACCGAGGGCGAGTCGTGGATGAGCGAGCAGGAGTTGTACATGATGGTCGAGGATCGCGGCAAGGACGAAATATCCGCCCAAAATTTGATGAAGAAGCACGAGTCGCTTGAGCACGCAGTCGAGGATTACGCGGAGACGATTCGCCAGCTAGGTGAGACCGCCAGGCAGCTAATAAACGATCAACATCCGCTGGCCGACCAGATCGCCGTGAAACAGTCGCAAGTGGATAAGTTGTACGCCGGTTTGAAAGATCTGGCGGGCGAGCGACGCGCTAAACTTGACGAGGCGCTTCAATTGTTCATGCTGAACCGAGAGGTCGATGATCTCGAGCAGTGGATTCAAGAGAGAGAGCTGGTCGCCGGCAGTCACGAGTTGGGTCAAGATTACGATCACGTAACGTTGCTGTGGGAGAGATTTAAGGAGTTCGCGCGCGACACCGAAGCGATTGGTTCCGAGCGAGTGGAGGCCGTGAACGGCATCGCGGATTCTCTCATCGCCACCGGGCACTCCGACGCAGCGACGATCGCCGAATGGAAGGACGGTTTGAACGAAGTTTGGCAAGACTTGCTCGAATTAATCGAAACGCGCACGCAGATGCTAGTTGCTAGTCGCGAGCTGCACAAATTCTTCCACGACTGCAAGGATGTTCTCGGCAGAATTTTGGAGAAACAGAACGCTATGTCCGACGAGCTGGGCCGCGACGCCGGTTCGGTGTCCGCCCTTCAACGTAAGCACGCTAATTTCATTCAGGATCTGTCAACGTTGCAGAATCAAGTTACGCAGATCGAAGAGGAATCCGCGAAGCTGCAGGCGAGCTACGCGGGCGATAAGGCGCGAGAAATAACGAATCGCGAGGCCGAGGTCGTGGCAGCGTGGAACAATTTGCAGTCGCTGTGCGAGGGCAGACGGGCTAAGCTAGAGGACACCGGAGACCTCTTCCGATTCTTTAATATGGTCCGAACTTTAATGATTTGGATGGACGACGTCGTGCGCCAGATGAATACTTCCGAAAAACCGCGCGACGTCGCCGGCGTCGAGCTGCTAATGAACAACCACCAAAGCTTGAAAGCGGAGATCGACGCTAGGGAGGACAACCTGATGGCTTGTATTAATCTCGGAAAAGATCTGCTGGCTAGAAATCATTACGCTAGCGTGCAGATCAAGGAAAAATTAGCTGCCTTGACCGATCACAGGAACGCGCTGTTACACCGGTGGGAGGAACGTTGGGAGAATTTGCAGCTAA TTTTGGAAGTTTATCAATTTGCCCGAGATGCAGCAGTTGCCGAAGCGTGGTTAATCGCTCAGGAGCCATATCTTATGAGCCAGGAACTTGGT CATACTATCGACGAAGTTGAGAATTTAATCAAGAAACACGAGGCTTTCGAAAAATCGGCAGCTGCGCAAGAAGAAAGGTTTAGTGCCTTGCACCGACTTACTACT TTTGAGTTGAAAGAACTGAAACGACGAGAacaagaaagagaagaggaagagagacgtaagaaagaggaagcggcggcggcggcggaggccGCACGTTTGGCCAAAGCAACGCCCGTTACTAGTCCAGATGAGCCACCTAGTGAAAG AGCTGAAACCGACGGGGCGACAAGCGGAGAACGCGGAGAAGACGAGGGACATG AGCCACGAAGTCCGAGCGACGACGAGTTTGAGGGACCGTTGCAGCGGAAACACGAATGGGAAAGTACGACGAAGAAGGCGTCCAATCGGTCTTGGGACAAGGTGTACATGGTCGTGCGCGGACAGAGCTTATGTGTATATAAAGACCAGAAGTCGTACAAAGCCTCGCCCGATCAACCGTACAAAGGGGAGGCTCCTCTCGACCTGCGAGGCGCGACTATTACTGTAGCCAGTGATTACACTAAGAAGAAACATGTCTTCCGAGTCAA gtcGCAAAGCGGTTCCGACTTCCTGTTCCACGCCAAAGACGACACAGAAATGAACGACTGGGTGTCCGCTTTAAATCAAGCAGCGCAGGGGACATCGGGCGCGGGCACGTCCAGAGCCCACACCCTGCCGGCCCCAACACAAGCCGAAACTAAGCGGCGTAGTTTCTTCACTCTCAAGAAAAA CTAA